In a genomic window of Sphingomonas koreensis:
- a CDS encoding efflux RND transporter permease subunit, translated as MGISRFFIDRPIFAWVISIVIMLAGLLGLASLPVAQYPDVAPPTIRVSANYPGASAQTLETSVTQVIEQQLTGIDGLLYFQSSSDSSGSASITATFAKGTDPDTAQVQVQNKVQQATSRLPSAVTSQGVTVTKANNDFLMIVALYDGSDKSTASDVADYLVTNFQDPLGRVEGVGQTQVFGAQYAMRIWLDPNKLAARKLMPADVSAAVRAQNADVSAGQIGGLPAVKGQMLNAVVRGKSRLTSVDQFNDIVVKTESDGSVVRLADVARVELGQESYAASAKLNGHPASGIAIQLATGADALKTAAAVKERVAELSKDLPAGYAITYPRDTTDFVKLSIKEVIKTLIEAVVLVVIVMFVFLQSWRATLIPAIAVPVVLLGTFGVLAVAGYSVNTLTLFAMVLAIGLLVDDAIVVVENVERVMAEEGLNPREATIKSMSEIGSALVGIALVLSAVFLPMAFFGGSAGVIYRQFSVTIVSAMVLSVVVALVLSPALTATLLKPGHHDPLERKGLAGRFNRWFARITGRYQDGAHSVIRRRLMHFGVFIAITVVLGLLFARLPTSFLPEEDQGTAMVMYTLPAGATAERTEQVRAEIQRFYGNEKDIANAFTVSGFSFGGSGQNAGMGFASLKPFDERPGAEHSAGAVNGKAMAAFSKIRDAQVFAMTPPPISGLGQSNGFTFQLLNSSGMPQAEFVALRDKLIAAAAKDPELMAVRASTLPDTPQLDIKLDEAKLAVLGLSVDDVTSALSSAWGGTYINDFVDRGRVKRVYMQGDAPFRMLPEDINQWQVRNPGTGEMVPFSSFATLSWEKGPNSVARFNGLPSYEIQGSAAAGTSSGEAMQRMVELQQELAPGTSYAWAGLSFQESQSSGQAPLLYGASILIVFLCLAALYESWSVPIAVLLVLPLGIIGAVLAVTMRGLNNDIYFQVGLITTIGLAAKNAILIVEFAEDARRRGKDLVESALEAARLRLRPILMTSLAFIFGVLPLAIATGAGANSRIAIGTAVIGGMLTATVLAIFYVPMFFVVIAKLFHSRAPKAQETQS; from the coding sequence ATGGGTATCAGCCGCTTCTTCATCGATCGCCCGATCTTTGCCTGGGTGATCTCGATCGTCATCATGCTGGCGGGTCTGCTCGGGCTGGCCAGCCTCCCGGTCGCGCAATATCCGGATGTCGCGCCGCCGACGATCCGGGTCAGCGCGAACTACCCGGGCGCTTCGGCACAGACGCTGGAAACCAGCGTCACCCAGGTCATCGAGCAGCAGCTTACCGGGATCGACGGGCTGCTCTATTTCCAGTCGTCGTCGGACAGCTCGGGCAGCGCGTCGATCACGGCGACCTTCGCCAAGGGAACCGATCCCGATACCGCGCAGGTCCAGGTGCAGAACAAGGTCCAGCAGGCGACCTCGCGCCTGCCTTCGGCCGTTACCTCGCAGGGCGTCACCGTCACCAAGGCGAACAACGACTTCCTGATGATCGTCGCGCTCTACGACGGGAGCGACAAGAGCACCGCGAGCGATGTCGCGGACTATCTCGTCACCAATTTCCAGGACCCGCTCGGCCGTGTCGAGGGCGTCGGCCAGACCCAGGTGTTCGGCGCGCAATATGCGATGCGGATCTGGCTCGATCCGAACAAGCTTGCCGCACGCAAGCTGATGCCGGCGGACGTTTCCGCGGCGGTGCGCGCGCAGAATGCGGACGTCTCCGCGGGCCAGATCGGCGGGCTGCCGGCGGTGAAGGGGCAGATGCTCAACGCCGTGGTGCGCGGCAAGTCGCGCCTGACCTCGGTCGATCAGTTCAACGACATCGTGGTGAAGACCGAGAGCGACGGTTCGGTCGTTCGCCTCGCCGATGTCGCACGGGTCGAGCTTGGGCAGGAAAGCTATGCCGCCTCGGCCAAACTCAACGGCCACCCGGCGTCGGGTATCGCCATCCAGCTCGCGACGGGCGCCGACGCGCTCAAGACGGCAGCGGCGGTCAAGGAACGGGTCGCCGAGCTGTCGAAGGACCTGCCCGCCGGCTATGCGATCACCTATCCGCGCGACACGACGGATTTCGTGAAGCTGTCGATCAAGGAAGTGATCAAGACGCTGATCGAGGCGGTCGTGCTGGTCGTCATCGTGATGTTCGTCTTCCTGCAGAGCTGGCGCGCCACGCTGATCCCGGCGATCGCGGTGCCGGTCGTGCTGCTCGGTACCTTCGGGGTGCTCGCGGTCGCGGGCTATTCGGTCAATACGCTCACCCTGTTCGCGATGGTGCTGGCGATCGGCCTGCTCGTCGACGACGCGATCGTCGTGGTCGAGAATGTCGAGCGCGTGATGGCGGAGGAAGGACTCAACCCGCGCGAGGCGACGATCAAGTCGATGAGCGAGATCGGGTCCGCGCTGGTCGGCATCGCGCTGGTGCTGTCCGCGGTGTTCCTGCCCATGGCCTTTTTCGGCGGATCGGCGGGCGTGATCTACCGCCAGTTCTCGGTGACGATCGTCTCGGCGATGGTGCTGTCGGTCGTGGTCGCGCTGGTGCTCAGCCCGGCGCTCACCGCCACCTTGCTCAAGCCCGGGCATCATGACCCGCTCGAGCGCAAGGGGCTGGCCGGACGGTTCAACCGTTGGTTCGCGCGGATCACCGGCCGCTATCAGGACGGCGCACATTCGGTGATCCGCCGGCGCCTGATGCACTTCGGCGTGTTCATCGCGATCACGGTGGTGCTCGGCCTGTTGTTCGCGCGGCTGCCGACCAGCTTCCTGCCCGAGGAGGATCAGGGCACGGCGATGGTGATGTACACGCTGCCCGCCGGCGCCACCGCCGAGCGGACCGAACAGGTCCGTGCCGAGATCCAGCGTTTCTACGGCAACGAGAAGGACATCGCGAACGCCTTTACCGTCTCGGGCTTCAGCTTCGGCGGGTCGGGCCAGAATGCCGGCATGGGCTTCGCCAGCCTGAAGCCGTTCGACGAACGCCCGGGCGCCGAACATTCGGCGGGCGCGGTCAATGGCAAGGCGATGGCGGCCTTCTCGAAGATCCGCGATGCGCAGGTCTTCGCGATGACCCCGCCGCCGATCTCGGGCCTTGGCCAGTCGAACGGGTTCACCTTTCAGCTGCTCAATTCGAGCGGCATGCCGCAGGCCGAGTTCGTGGCGCTGCGCGACAAGCTGATCGCCGCGGCGGCAAAGGACCCCGAGTTGATGGCCGTGCGCGCCTCTACCTTGCCCGACACGCCGCAGCTCGACATCAAGCTCGACGAGGCGAAGCTCGCCGTGCTGGGCCTCAGCGTCGACGATGTGACCAGCGCGCTGAGCTCCGCCTGGGGCGGCACCTATATCAACGACTTCGTCGATCGCGGCCGGGTCAAGCGCGTCTACATGCAGGGCGATGCGCCGTTCCGCATGCTGCCCGAGGACATCAACCAGTGGCAGGTGCGCAATCCGGGCACGGGCGAGATGGTCCCGTTCTCGTCCTTCGCCACACTGTCGTGGGAAAAGGGGCCGAACAGCGTCGCGCGCTTCAATGGTCTCCCTTCCTACGAGATCCAGGGCTCGGCAGCGGCCGGTACCAGCTCGGGCGAGGCGATGCAGCGGATGGTCGAGCTGCAGCAGGAGCTTGCGCCGGGCACCAGCTATGCCTGGGCCGGACTCTCCTTCCAGGAGAGCCAGTCGAGCGGGCAGGCGCCCCTGTTGTACGGCGCCTCGATCCTGATCGTCTTCCTCTGCCTTGCGGCGCTGTACGAAAGCTGGTCGGTGCCGATCGCGGTGCTGCTGGTGCTGCCGCTCGGCATCATCGGTGCGGTGCTGGCGGTGACGATGCGCGGCCTGAACAACGACATCTACTTCCAGGTCGGCCTGATCACCACCATCGGCCTGGCGGCGAAGAACGCGATCCTGATCGTCGAGTTCGCCGAAGATGCGCGCCGCCGCGGCAAGGATCTGGTGGAATCGGCACTGGAAGCAGCCCGGCTGCGTCTGCGTCCGATCCTGATGACCAGCCTCGCCTTCATCTTCGGCGTGCTGCCGCTGGCGATCGCCACGGGTGCCGGCGCCAACAGCCGGATCGCGATCGGCACGGCGGTGATCGGCGGCATGCTGACCGCGACCGTGCTCGCAATCTTCTATGTGCCGATGTTCTTCGTGGTCATCGCCAAGCTGTTCCACAGCCGCGCGCCCAAGGCGCAGGAGACCCAGTCGTGA
- a CDS encoding efflux transporter outer membrane subunit, which produces MNAFRTLVLLAGAASLTACNMAPTYVRSVADYVPPEWPQGAAYAPGQEGAAGMPWRTLVGDEKLRQVIEQALSRNQDLAAAVANVGMARAQYRSQRSREAPTLTAGAGASVQRTLGGPQTAGTGDTTQFSGTVGISGFEIDLFGRLKNLSRQAFEQYLASESGARSTRFAIVAETATAYATLAADQDLLDVAQRQVKSGEETVRLTRKLHDAGLVSGSDVANAQTILAQAKADVEAYTTRVAQDRNALELLAGGRIDDALLPAGLAALDTGVANVPAGLSSTVLLDRPDVVEAEHQLKGANANIGAARAAFFPTISLTSVIGVASNALTSLFSGPTSTWSANPSVSLPVFGGANRGNLDYAKAQSDYALATYRKAAQTAYKEVSDGLARRGTIVRQRDAQADLVAAANKSWTVADARYRQGIDSFLTALVAQRTLYAAQQSEIGLTLTDIANRIALYQSIGSDDSL; this is translated from the coding sequence GTGAATGCCTTTCGTACCCTGGTGCTGCTCGCCGGCGCCGCTTCGCTGACCGCCTGCAACATGGCGCCCACCTATGTGCGTTCGGTCGCCGACTATGTGCCGCCGGAATGGCCGCAGGGCGCTGCTTACGCCCCGGGTCAGGAAGGGGCCGCGGGGATGCCGTGGCGCACGCTGGTCGGGGACGAGAAGCTGCGCCAGGTGATCGAGCAGGCACTGTCGCGGAACCAGGATCTCGCCGCCGCGGTTGCCAATGTCGGGATGGCGCGCGCGCAGTATCGCTCGCAGCGATCGCGTGAGGCGCCGACGCTGACGGCCGGGGCAGGGGCTTCGGTCCAGCGCACGCTGGGTGGCCCGCAAACCGCCGGCACGGGCGACACGACGCAATTCTCCGGCACTGTCGGGATCAGCGGGTTCGAGATCGACCTGTTCGGCCGGCTCAAGAACCTCTCGCGTCAGGCGTTCGAACAATATCTCGCGAGCGAATCGGGCGCGCGATCGACGCGCTTCGCCATCGTCGCCGAGACTGCGACGGCCTATGCGACGCTTGCGGCCGACCAGGACCTGCTCGATGTGGCGCAACGCCAGGTGAAGAGCGGTGAGGAGACCGTGCGGCTCACCCGCAAGCTCCACGATGCCGGGCTGGTCAGCGGGAGCGACGTCGCCAATGCGCAGACGATCCTTGCCCAGGCGAAGGCCGACGTCGAAGCCTACACGACCCGTGTCGCGCAGGACCGGAACGCGCTGGAGCTGCTGGCGGGCGGAAGGATCGACGACGCGCTGCTGCCCGCGGGCCTTGCCGCGCTCGACACGGGGGTTGCCAATGTCCCCGCAGGGCTTTCCTCGACCGTGCTGCTCGATCGCCCGGACGTGGTCGAGGCGGAGCATCAGCTGAAGGGCGCCAACGCCAATATCGGCGCGGCGCGGGCGGCGTTCTTCCCGACCATCTCGCTCACCAGCGTGATCGGGGTGGCCAGCAACGCGCTGACGAGTCTCTTCTCCGGACCGACGAGCACCTGGTCGGCCAACCCCTCGGTCAGCCTGCCGGTCTTCGGTGGCGCCAATCGCGGCAATCTCGACTATGCCAAGGCGCAGTCCGACTATGCGCTCGCGACGTACCGCAAGGCGGCGCAGACGGCGTACAAGGAAGTTTCCGACGGGCTTGCCCGGCGCGGCACGATCGTGCGGCAGCGCGACGCTCAGGCCGATCTGGTCGCGGCGGCGAACAAGAGCTGGACGGTCGCCGATGCGCGCTACCGCCAGGGCATCGACAGCTTCCTCACCGCGCTCGTCGCGCAGCGCACGCTCTATGCTGCGCAGCAAAGCGAGATCGGCCTGACGCTCACCGACATCGCCAACCGTATCGCGCTCTACCAGTCGATCGGTTCGGACGACAGCCTGTGA
- a CDS encoding ABC transporter permease: MQALGWRASWQIARRDLHAGFRGLRLLLVCLFLGVATLATIGSLTASITAELSARGQALLGGDVEVAMTQRQASAAEHAALAELGAVGDTIRTRAMARRAAPTSGAPDAVLTELKGVDTRYPLYGSLTLAAGRYAPLAPDAVLIGRSLAERLLLKSGDRIRYGEAEFRIAGIIADEPDRVGEGFTLGPVAIVSLDGLKRTALLQPGALYETKYRIRLKPGIAPKEAMDRLKSRFPAAGWEYKDRDRAAPGAVRFFERMGQFLSLIGLAALVIAGIGVSNGVASYLAQKRGSIATLKILGATSGDISRIYLLQIGAATALAVIAGLAVGALLPIGFVTLARDLLPVAPGIGVYPLPLATSAAYGILIALAFALPPLARARTHPAAAQLRSGVEGTRRIDRRSLLLVALAGGLVIALALAAAREPLFAAAVLGAVAGVLLVLLGIGALIRWLAARVPRPRRPLLRLAIANFYRPGAQTVALVIALGLALTLFVTLAAIQTSLDAEISRAVPARAPNQFVLDIPSESRDRFAAVVKREAPEAKLNIVPSLRGTITAYGKQRVADLATLPEGAWFLRGERGVTYAETLPQGSELVAGEWWPKDYAGPALVSLDREAARILNLSVGDTMTVSILGREIEARIASLRQVNWDTMGFNYVLVFSPNTLASAPHSLTSTIDMDARNEGAVSRALLAAFPSASIIAVSEVIGQVRTILDQMATAILLSASVAVLAGIAVLIGAIAASRQARTYDSVILKTLGATRRQILAAQALEYALLALVLAALALAVGGTAAWYVITGVFEFRWAPDWGVVLATLGAGAVITLGIGLLGSLPVLSARPAQALRRL, translated from the coding sequence GTGCAAGCGCTTGGCTGGCGGGCCAGTTGGCAGATCGCCCGGCGCGACCTTCATGCCGGCTTTCGCGGCTTGCGGCTGCTGCTGGTGTGCCTGTTCCTTGGCGTCGCGACACTTGCCACGATCGGCAGCCTGACGGCTTCGATTACCGCGGAGCTCTCCGCGCGCGGCCAGGCCCTGCTGGGCGGCGATGTCGAGGTGGCGATGACCCAGCGCCAGGCATCCGCTGCGGAGCACGCTGCCCTCGCGGAGCTGGGGGCGGTCGGCGACACGATCCGTACTCGCGCGATGGCGCGCCGTGCGGCGCCGACCAGCGGCGCGCCGGATGCCGTGCTGACCGAGCTCAAGGGGGTCGACACGCGCTATCCGCTCTATGGCAGCCTGACGCTCGCCGCGGGGCGGTACGCCCCGCTCGCACCGGACGCGGTGCTGATCGGGCGGTCTCTCGCCGAACGGCTGCTGCTCAAGTCCGGTGACCGCATCCGCTATGGCGAGGCCGAGTTCCGCATTGCCGGCATCATCGCCGACGAGCCCGATCGCGTCGGTGAGGGATTCACCCTCGGCCCGGTCGCCATCGTATCGCTCGACGGGCTCAAGCGCACCGCGCTGCTTCAGCCCGGTGCGCTGTACGAGACCAAGTACCGGATCCGCCTCAAGCCCGGCATCGCGCCCAAGGAAGCGATGGACCGCCTCAAGTCGAGATTTCCGGCGGCCGGCTGGGAATACAAGGATCGCGACCGCGCCGCCCCGGGCGCGGTGCGCTTCTTCGAGCGGATGGGACAGTTCCTGTCGCTGATCGGGCTCGCCGCGCTGGTGATCGCCGGGATCGGGGTGAGCAACGGCGTCGCCTCCTATCTCGCGCAGAAACGGGGCAGCATCGCGACCCTCAAGATCCTGGGCGCGACTTCAGGCGATATCAGCCGCATCTATCTGCTCCAGATCGGCGCCGCGACAGCGCTTGCGGTGATCGCGGGCCTCGCGGTCGGGGCGTTGCTGCCGATCGGCTTCGTCACCCTGGCGCGCGACCTGCTGCCGGTCGCGCCGGGGATCGGCGTGTATCCGTTGCCGCTGGCGACGAGTGCAGCCTATGGCATCCTGATCGCGCTCGCCTTCGCATTGCCGCCGCTCGCGCGGGCGCGGACGCATCCCGCTGCCGCGCAGCTGCGCAGCGGGGTCGAGGGCACCCGGCGGATCGACCGGCGCAGCCTGTTGCTGGTCGCGCTCGCCGGCGGGCTGGTCATCGCGCTGGCGCTTGCTGCCGCGCGTGAGCCGCTGTTCGCTGCCGCCGTGCTCGGCGCGGTCGCGGGAGTGTTGCTGGTGCTGCTCGGTATCGGCGCGCTGATCCGCTGGCTCGCTGCGCGCGTACCGCGTCCCCGCCGCCCGCTGCTGCGCCTCGCCATCGCCAATTTCTATCGCCCCGGTGCCCAGACGGTCGCGCTGGTGATTGCGCTGGGGCTGGCTCTGACCCTGTTCGTCACGCTCGCCGCGATCCAGACCAGCCTGGACGCAGAGATCAGTCGCGCCGTGCCCGCGCGCGCGCCCAACCAGTTCGTGCTCGACATCCCGTCGGAATCGCGGGATCGCTTCGCCGCCGTGGTGAAGCGCGAGGCGCCCGAGGCGAAGCTGAACATCGTCCCTTCGCTGCGCGGTACGATCACCGCCTATGGCAAACAGCGCGTCGCCGATCTGGCGACGTTGCCGGAGGGCGCCTGGTTTCTGCGCGGCGAGCGCGGCGTGACCTATGCCGAGACGCTGCCGCAGGGCAGCGAACTGGTGGCGGGCGAATGGTGGCCGAAGGACTATGCCGGTCCGGCGCTGGTCTCGCTCGATCGCGAGGCTGCGCGCATCCTCAACCTGAGCGTGGGCGACACGATGACGGTGAGCATCCTCGGTCGCGAGATCGAGGCGCGCATCGCGTCGCTGAGACAGGTCAATTGGGACACGATGGGGTTCAACTATGTGCTCGTCTTCTCGCCCAATACGCTGGCGAGCGCGCCGCACAGCCTGACCTCGACGATCGACATGGACGCACGGAACGAGGGCGCCGTATCGCGCGCGCTGCTCGCGGCCTTCCCCTCGGCATCGATCATCGCGGTGAGCGAGGTGATCGGGCAAGTCCGCACGATCCTGGACCAGATGGCGACCGCGATCCTGTTGTCGGCGTCAGTGGCCGTCCTGGCGGGAATCGCGGTGCTGATCGGGGCGATCGCCGCCTCGCGCCAGGCGCGGACCTATGACAGCGTCATCCTCAAGACACTGGGTGCGACGCGGCGGCAAATCCTTGCTGCCCAGGCACTCGAATATGCGCTGCTTGCCCTCGTCCTGGCGGCGCTTGCGCTGGCCGTTGGCGGAACGGCAGCATGGTATGTGATCACGGGCGTGTTCGAGTTCCGCTGGGCTCCGGATTGGGGCGTCGTGCTGGCGACGCTTGGCGCCGGTGCCGTGATCACGCTCGGTATCGGATTGCTTGGATCGCTGCCTGTGCTGTCTGCGCGACCCGCACAAGCGCTGCGGCGGCTATAG
- a CDS encoding ABC transporter ATP-binding protein — protein sequence MSIDPAADIAIRARNVTLTLGTREAPTEILKGIDVDIARGSSVAILGPSGSGKSSLMAILSGLERASGGEVSVAGIAYGTLDEDGLARARRGRVGIVLQAFHLLPTMTAHENVAVPLELAGAPDAFARAGAELDAVGLGHRLTHYPVQLSGGEQQRVAIARAVAGRPEILFADEPTGNLDGATSGAIVDLLFDRQRAADATLLIITHDPALAERCDRVLTMRDGLIVADSAA from the coding sequence ATGTCGATTGATCCGGCGGCGGATATCGCAATCCGCGCACGCAATGTCACCCTTACCCTCGGCACGCGCGAGGCGCCGACCGAAATTCTCAAGGGGATAGATGTCGATATCGCGCGCGGCAGCAGCGTCGCGATCCTGGGGCCGTCGGGATCGGGCAAGTCGTCGCTGATGGCGATCCTGTCGGGGCTCGAGCGCGCGAGCGGCGGCGAGGTCAGCGTGGCGGGGATTGCCTATGGCACGCTCGACGAGGACGGGCTGGCGCGCGCGCGGCGCGGTCGCGTCGGTATCGTGCTCCAGGCGTTTCACCTGCTTCCGACGATGACCGCGCACGAGAATGTCGCGGTGCCGCTCGAACTGGCCGGTGCGCCCGACGCCTTCGCACGTGCCGGGGCAGAGCTTGACGCCGTCGGACTCGGCCACCGGCTGACCCATTATCCGGTCCAGCTTTCGGGCGGCGAGCAGCAACGCGTCGCCATCGCCCGTGCGGTCGCGGGGCGCCCGGAAATCCTGTTCGCCGACGAGCCCACCGGCAATCTCGACGGCGCCACCAGCGGCGCGATCGTCGACCTGCTGTTCGATCGCCAGCGTGCGGCGGACGCCACCTTGCTGATCATCACGCATGATCCGGCGCTTGCGGAGCGCTGCGATCGCGTGCTGACGATGCGCGATGGCCTGATCGTCGCGGACAGCGCCGCTTGA
- a CDS encoding response regulator transcription factor: MAEDFGHVPRLLVVDDDPDIRELVIQQLAREGYALNAAGNVAEVRATLAREPVDLIVLDLNLPDGDGLTLCRQLRAEGHEGAIIMVTARDSAIDRVLGLELGADDYLTKPFEPRELSARVRNLLRRRPRVEARPGGAQVARFGPWRLDLVKRRLIAPDDSLVMLSSTEFAILNRLIEAPHQPLSRSALFPSRGATAEFDRTIDNQISRLRHKLARVGGNDELILTVRNQGYLLAANVAFE; the protein is encoded by the coding sequence TTGGCTGAAGATTTCGGGCATGTGCCGCGGCTGCTGGTCGTCGATGACGATCCCGATATCCGCGAGCTGGTGATCCAGCAGCTCGCCCGCGAGGGCTATGCACTGAACGCTGCCGGGAATGTCGCCGAGGTCCGCGCCACGCTTGCGCGCGAGCCGGTCGACCTGATCGTCCTCGACCTCAACCTGCCCGACGGCGACGGGCTGACCCTGTGCCGCCAGCTTCGTGCCGAAGGGCATGAGGGCGCGATCATCATGGTCACCGCGCGCGACAGCGCGATCGACCGGGTGCTCGGGCTCGAGCTCGGTGCCGATGACTATCTCACCAAGCCGTTCGAGCCGCGCGAGTTGAGCGCGCGCGTGCGCAACCTGCTGCGGCGGCGGCCCCGGGTCGAGGCCCGGCCGGGCGGCGCACAGGTTGCGCGGTTCGGCCCGTGGCGGCTCGATCTGGTCAAGCGCCGGCTGATCGCGCCTGACGACAGCCTGGTCATGCTGTCCTCGACCGAGTTCGCCATCCTGAACCGGCTGATCGAGGCGCCGCATCAACCCTTGTCGCGCTCCGCCCTGTTTCCCAGCCGCGGCGCCACCGCCGAGTTCGACCGCACGATCGATAACCAGATCAGCCGATTGCGCCACAAGCTCGCTCGGGTGGGCGGGAATGACGAGCTGATCCTGACCGTGCGCAATCAGGGCTATCTGCTCGCGGCGAACGTGGCGTTCGAATGA
- a CDS encoding efflux RND transporter periplasmic adaptor subunit, giving the protein MPLRTPIAVTAALLLAGCGGAKQMPPQGPAEVGVVTLRAEPVTMTSELTGRTTATAIAEIRPQVDGIIKARLFTEGSYVRAGQPLYQIDPRLYVASRNQAAAQLASAQASVITANAKVARYRQLGGADAVSKQEIDDAVATARAGEASVRQYAATLDSAKVNLGFTRVYAPISGRIGRSNVTQGALVGTGQATALATIQQLDPIYVDIQQSSDALLALRESLAKGDVLPASTTVQLVLSNGRVYPQTGTIEFGEVSVDPGSGMVTLRARFPNPNNLLLPGMFVRVKAPQAVVRNGILAPQQGITRDAKGNATALVVSRDGKVEQRTVSVAQAIGDKWLVTGGLKAGERLIVEGTDKARPGAEVKAVAAGSK; this is encoded by the coding sequence ATGCCGTTACGTACTCCGATCGCCGTCACCGCGGCCTTGCTGCTCGCCGGGTGCGGCGGGGCGAAGCAGATGCCGCCGCAAGGACCGGCCGAAGTCGGCGTCGTCACGCTGCGCGCCGAACCCGTGACGATGACCTCGGAGCTCACCGGCCGGACCACGGCAACGGCGATCGCGGAAATCCGGCCGCAGGTCGACGGGATCATCAAGGCACGGCTGTTCACGGAGGGCTCCTATGTCCGAGCCGGCCAGCCGCTCTACCAGATCGATCCGCGGCTCTACGTCGCCTCGCGCAACCAGGCAGCGGCACAGCTGGCAAGCGCGCAGGCGTCGGTGATCACCGCCAATGCCAAGGTTGCGCGCTATCGCCAGCTCGGCGGCGCGGATGCAGTCAGCAAGCAGGAGATCGACGACGCCGTCGCCACGGCGCGTGCGGGCGAGGCGAGCGTTCGCCAATATGCCGCGACGCTGGACAGTGCGAAGGTCAATCTCGGCTTCACCCGCGTCTATGCGCCGATCTCTGGCCGGATCGGCCGGTCGAACGTGACACAGGGTGCGCTGGTCGGAACCGGACAGGCCACGGCGCTCGCGACGATCCAGCAGCTCGATCCGATCTATGTCGATATCCAGCAATCGAGCGACGCGCTGCTCGCGCTGCGCGAGAGCCTGGCCAAGGGCGACGTGCTGCCGGCGAGCACGACCGTACAGCTCGTTCTGAGCAACGGCCGCGTCTATCCCCAGACCGGCACGATCGAGTTCGGTGAAGTCTCGGTCGATCCGGGTAGCGGCATGGTCACGCTGCGCGCGCGCTTCCCCAATCCCAACAATCTGCTGCTGCCCGGTATGTTCGTCCGGGTGAAGGCGCCGCAGGCGGTGGTGCGGAACGGCATCCTCGCGCCCCAGCAGGGCATCACCCGCGACGCCAAGGGCAATGCCACCGCGCTGGTGGTCAGCAGGGACGGCAAGGTCGAACAGCGCACGGTGAGCGTCGCGCAGGCGATCGGCGACAAGTGGCTGGTCACCGGCGGGCTCAAGGCCGGTGAACGGCTGATCGTCGAGGGTACCGACAAGGCGCGTCCGGGCGCTGAGGTGAAGGCTGTCGCGGCGGGAAGCAAGTAA
- a CDS encoding ATP-binding protein — translation MIAAWRGLQRFALSLAGRIALILAIGISCAAIAALFVADQVRQADYQRWRGEQVVLSAIDVAGRLERNRQGTLDLLRDRGLIGVRLIPPGVAFPGTPDQAHTDMARGRAPAGMALALFKVAPSVCISNEPFWKQPRVAGFKFPISPECWLLTVDSNGETVRISVDMPRLAAPPSPITQPLFLVLIIAASTLLSILVASIAMAPIRRLAAASRAFARSIDADPVPERGPEDVRQALATFNTMQERVREGLRERTRLLAAISHDLQTPLTRLRLRLEQVEDAALRERLVTDLSATLAMVRRGLDLARSSESAEQWSVIDLDSMLSAMVEDAAEFGHPVRFAGGCGARVRVKPDALSRCLGNVIDNAIRYAGGADLACRRDAGGVIVSVRDHGPGMSEDLITRAFEPFVRGEGQDTTLGTGIGLTIAQAQARATGGELTLRNHPEGGLLVELRLAR, via the coding sequence ATGATCGCCGCCTGGCGCGGCCTGCAGCGATTTGCCCTGTCTCTTGCAGGGCGCATCGCGCTGATCCTGGCGATCGGTATCTCGTGCGCCGCGATCGCCGCGCTGTTCGTCGCCGATCAGGTAAGGCAGGCCGACTATCAGCGCTGGCGCGGCGAGCAGGTCGTGCTGAGTGCGATCGACGTGGCCGGGCGCCTCGAGCGCAATCGTCAGGGAACGCTCGATCTGCTGCGCGATCGCGGGCTGATCGGCGTCAGGCTGATCCCGCCCGGCGTCGCCTTTCCCGGGACGCCGGATCAGGCCCATACCGACATGGCGCGCGGACGCGCGCCGGCGGGCATGGCACTCGCACTGTTCAAGGTCGCGCCGTCAGTCTGCATCTCGAACGAGCCCTTCTGGAAGCAGCCGCGGGTCGCCGGGTTCAAGTTCCCGATCTCGCCCGAATGCTGGCTGCTGACCGTGGATTCGAACGGCGAGACCGTGCGCATCAGCGTCGACATGCCGCGGCTGGCAGCGCCGCCGAGCCCGATCACCCAGCCGCTTTTCCTTGTCCTGATCATCGCCGCGAGCACTCTGTTGTCGATCCTCGTCGCCAGCATCGCCATGGCGCCGATCCGTCGCCTCGCCGCGGCCTCGCGCGCCTTCGCCCGCTCGATCGACGCCGATCCGGTGCCTGAGCGCGGGCCGGAAGACGTGCGGCAGGCGCTGGCGACCTTCAACACGATGCAGGAGCGGGTCCGCGAAGGACTGCGCGAGCGCACCCGCCTGCTCGCGGCGATCAGCCATGATCTCCAGACGCCGCTCACCCGGTTGCGGTTGCGGCTCGAGCAGGTCGAGGATGCCGCATTGCGCGAACGTCTGGTCACGGACCTGTCGGCGACGCTGGCGATGGTCCGGCGCGGACTCGACCTCGCGCGGAGCAGCGAAAGCGCCGAGCAATGGTCGGTGATCGATCTCGATTCGATGCTTTCCGCGATGGTCGAGGATGCTGCCGAGTTCGGCCATCCGGTCCGCTTCGCCGGGGGCTGTGGCGCGCGGGTACGGGTCAAGCCCGATGCCTTGTCCCGGTGCCTGGGCAATGTGATCGACAATGCGATCCGCTATGCCGGCGGCGCCGACCTGGCCTGCCGTCGCGACGCGGGCGGCGTGATCGTGAGCGTTCGCGATCACGGCCCGGGCATGTCCGAAGACCTGATCACGCGCGCGTTCGAACCGTTCGTCCGGGGCGAGGGGCAGGACACCACGCTCGGAACCGGCATCGGCCTTACCATCGCCCAGGCGCAGGCGCGCGCGACCGGCGGCGAACTGACCCTCCGCAATCATCCCGAAGGCGGATTGCTGGTCGAGCTGCGGCTGGCGCGCTAG